A window from Micromonospora profundi encodes these proteins:
- a CDS encoding HelD family protein: MTDQTALEQEIAVEQRHLDRVYTRLAELRQSAVRAERDGYRMARVGTFGALVERDAMVFHAAQRRHTLDAEHEGLVFGRLDLRDRQVLHVGRLGIRDEDATTLVVDWRAPAAAAFYQATPAQPLGVVRRRTIQSRRERVTRIEDDLLDPTATPEGMTVVGDGALLATLSQATGRGMRDIVATIQREQDEAIRSPGSGVTIVAGGPGTGKTAVALHRAAYLLYSDRSRYAGGGILVVGPSTVFVEYIASVLPSLGEDTATLHSLGTLFPGMTATRTDPPDVAAVKGSLRMRRVLERAVRDAVPGGPGELRLLYRGTLLRLDRAELDAIRDRVLNRGARRNEVRRAGFDGVFAALWAQARRLGIGRLPEQRAFEDEIAERPEFREFLKAWWPRLHPRHVLGWLARPDRLRRYAGGILSGAEIRLLGAAYRSLDTDGLTIADVALLDELDALLGKPVQPARARRDPFQLAGGVRELSTLGDRQRAARAAARERPADYRDYAHIVVDEAQDVSPMQWRMIGRRGRLASWTIVGDPAQTAWTGDPEELTRARDQALGRRKRLDFTLTTNYRNSAEIFAVAAAEIRRLYPDLPLPRAVRSTGVDPVEQVVPAAGLETATVEAATGLLAEVDGTVGVITPVPRRDEVAGWLGALGGSRLQVVTSLEAKGMEYDGVVLVAPSEIRADPGAGVRTLYVALSRATQRLTTIDPIG, from the coding sequence TTGACCGACCAGACCGCCCTGGAGCAGGAGATCGCCGTCGAGCAGCGGCATCTCGACCGGGTGTACACCCGACTGGCCGAGCTGCGCCAGTCGGCGGTCCGCGCCGAGCGCGACGGCTACCGGATGGCGCGGGTGGGCACGTTCGGCGCGCTCGTCGAGCGCGACGCGATGGTCTTCCACGCCGCGCAGCGGCGGCACACCCTCGACGCCGAGCACGAGGGGCTGGTCTTCGGCCGGCTGGACCTGCGGGACCGTCAGGTGCTGCACGTCGGGCGGCTCGGCATCCGCGACGAGGACGCCACGACACTTGTCGTCGACTGGCGGGCGCCGGCCGCCGCCGCGTTCTACCAGGCCACCCCGGCGCAGCCGCTGGGCGTGGTGCGTCGACGGACCATCCAGTCCCGGCGGGAGCGGGTCACCCGCATCGAGGACGACCTGCTGGACCCCACCGCCACGCCGGAGGGGATGACTGTCGTCGGCGACGGCGCGCTGCTGGCCACCCTGTCCCAGGCCACCGGGCGGGGCATGCGGGACATCGTGGCGACGATCCAGCGGGAGCAGGACGAGGCGATCCGGTCGCCCGGTTCCGGGGTGACGATCGTCGCCGGCGGCCCGGGCACCGGCAAGACCGCTGTCGCCCTGCACCGGGCCGCCTACCTGCTGTATTCCGACCGCAGCCGGTACGCCGGCGGCGGCATCCTGGTGGTCGGTCCGTCCACCGTCTTCGTCGAGTACATCGCCTCGGTGCTGCCGTCGCTCGGCGAGGACACGGCGACCCTGCACTCGCTCGGCACCCTCTTTCCGGGAATGACCGCCACCCGCACCGATCCGCCGGACGTGGCGGCCGTGAAGGGTTCGCTGCGGATGCGCCGGGTGCTGGAGCGGGCCGTCCGGGACGCGGTGCCGGGCGGGCCGGGTGAGCTGCGGCTGCTCTACCGGGGCACGCTGCTGCGGCTGGACCGCGCCGAGCTGGACGCGATCCGGGACCGCGTGCTGAACCGGGGCGCCCGCCGCAACGAGGTCCGCCGGGCCGGCTTCGACGGGGTGTTCGCCGCGCTCTGGGCGCAGGCCCGCCGCCTGGGCATCGGCCGGCTGCCGGAGCAGCGTGCCTTCGAGGACGAGATCGCCGAGCGGCCGGAGTTCCGCGAGTTCCTCAAGGCGTGGTGGCCGCGGCTGCATCCCCGGCACGTGCTCGGTTGGCTGGCCCGTCCCGACCGGCTGCGCAGGTACGCCGGGGGCATCCTCTCCGGCGCGGAGATCCGGTTGCTCGGTGCGGCGTACCGGAGTCTGGACACCGACGGCCTGACCATCGCGGACGTGGCGCTGCTCGACGAGTTGGACGCCCTGCTGGGCAAGCCCGTGCAGCCGGCCCGCGCCCGGCGTGACCCGTTCCAGCTCGCCGGCGGCGTCCGGGAACTGAGCACCCTTGGCGACCGCCAGCGGGCGGCCCGCGCGGCGGCGCGGGAGCGCCCGGCGGACTACCGGGACTACGCGCACATCGTGGTGGACGAGGCGCAGGACGTCTCGCCGATGCAGTGGCGGATGATCGGCAGACGCGGCCGGCTGGCCTCGTGGACCATCGTGGGCGATCCGGCGCAGACCGCCTGGACCGGTGACCCGGAGGAGCTGACGCGAGCCCGTGACCAGGCGCTGGGTCGGCGCAAGCGGCTGGACTTCACGCTCACCACCAACTACCGCAACTCGGCGGAGATCTTCGCGGTGGCGGCGGCCGAGATCCGCAGGCTCTATCCGGACCTGCCGCTGCCCAGGGCCGTCCGCTCCACCGGGGTCGATCCGGTCGAGCAGGTCGTACCGGCGGCCGGGTTGGAGACCGCGACGGTGGAGGCGGCCACCGGCCTGCTGGCCGAGGTGGACGGCACGGTCGGTGTGATCACGCCGGTCCCCCGCCGCGACGAGGTCGCCGGCTGGCTCGGCGCGCTCGGCGGGTCGCGGTTGCAGGTCGTGACAAGCCTGGAGGCCAAGGGCATGGAGTACGACGGGGTGGTGCTCGTCGCGCCGAGTGAGATCCGGGCGGATCCGGGTGCGGGTGTCCGCACGCTCTATGTCGCGCTGTCCCGGGCCACCCAGCGACTCACCACCATCGACCCGATCGGCTGA